CACTGGTGCGCATGTAGACACCTTTCGGGTTTGGCGGCGTCCACTCGATGGGCGACTCAGCCATCGCGGTGATGGGACGCGACTGCACGATAAAGAATCTGCCATCCGCACGACACCACTCGATATCCTGCGGCTTGCCATAATAGGATTCGATTCGGCGAGCGATATTGACCAACTCGACGACCTCCGCCTCATTCATGACCTTTGAGCGGCGTCGCGTTTCTTCGAGTTTTTCCTCCCTCGTGCCTTTTTCCGTCAACACCGTAATGACGGTCTTCTCCGCGACATCGTACTGCTTGATTTCGCCCGTCGCTTTATCCGCAACAATCGTGTCAGGTGAAACGAGTCCGCCGACGATGGCTTCGCCGAGTCCCCAGGCGGCGTTGATGACCATCTCGTCGCGGCGTCCGTTGATGGGATTCGCCGTAAACAAAATCCCAGCGGCTTCCGCGTTGACCATTTCTTGAACAACGACAGCAAGCGCGACAACACTTTGGTCAATGTTGTTTTTGTTTCGGTAGGCGATGGCGCGTGCTGTCCATAACGACGCCCAGCATTTTTTGACCGCGTCGAGCACCTCGTCAATGCCGTGAATGTTCAGGTAGGTCTCCTGCTGTCCTGCAAACGAGGCTTCGGGCAAGTCTTCGGCGGTGGCGGAGGAACGGACTGCAACCACAGCGTGTTCCTCTCCAAGCGTCAGGTATGCGTCTACGATAGCTTCGCTCAGATCGGCTGGGATGTGGCTGTGATCGAAGAATTCGCGGATCGTGTTCGAAGCTGTCTCGAGCGTGGCGGGAAGCGAGGCGTCCGCCATGCGCAATGCGGCAAGGATTTTTGGTTGTAATTCATTTTCGGCGACGAACTGGCGATAGGCTTCGGTAGTGATATGGAATCCATCCGGGACGGGGAATCCTGCACCGATCATTTTTGCCAATGACAAGCCTTTCCCACCGACATTTTCAAGGGTGGCAGAAGGGTCTGAAAGACTCAACGTGGATTTAATTTTTACATGCATGATGTTCTCCTTTCACAGACAGGCAAAGCAGGTCCGAAACGATAGCCGCTAAATAAAGTTGAGGTTCTATCGTCATGCTTACGCCTCGATCTTTTCCGCCCTGGTGCGCCTGGCGATCGGCTCAAGAATCATCTTGATGGCCATTCGATCCAGGAAATTGGGGGCGATCAGTTTGAGCCAGACCAGCAAACCGCCCGGTCCCATCAGCAATTCGCGCTTGCGTTTGTATGCTGCCTCGAGGGTGATCGCAGCGCAACGCTCGGCGGTCATCATCTTTTTGGTGTAGAGTGCCCGCCCCTGTTTGCCGCGCGGCTGACCGTTTTTGTCCAGATACGCTTCGTGAAATTCAGTCACCACCCAATAAGGGCAAATCACCGAAACGCTGACGCCGTGCGGGTGCATTTCCATGCGCAGAGAATCATAAAATCCGTGCAGCGCATATTTGCTGGCAGTATAGGATGTGTTGAAAGGAAGCCCTCCCTTGCCGCCCAGGCTTGATACCGCCACGATGCGTCCCTTGCTTTGCATAATGTGAGGCAGGGCGTAATACGTGCAATGGACCGCGCCGTAAAAGTTGACATCCATCACGTGGCGAAATAAATGCAGATCGGGGTACTCGCGTAACAACGCCACCACAGCCAGTCCCGCATTGTTGATGAGCATGTCCAACCGGCCGAACGTGGCAACTGTTTTCTCTACTAGATCCTTACATTGCGCTTCGTTGCTGACATCCATCGGGACAGTCAGCACTTCGCCTCCGCGTGACCGGCATTCAGCCGCGACCTCTTCCAGTCGCTCTGCACGCCGCGCCGCAATCGCCACCTTCGCACCCTGACTCGCCAACAACAGCGCCAGCCATTTTCCAATACCAGACGAAGCCCCTGTGATGATCACCGCTTGATCACGGAAAGCATCTGATTTCATACGATCTCCTTTTAGCACGAAAGCCGCGTCAACGATTCAAAGCGTCATCCCGCTGACCGTTCCAAAATCGACAGGAGGGTCAGAAACGGAAATAACATGAGCGTTCATGATTTCTCCTTCGCGGTTCCAAACTCAGCAGGTGATGATTGTTCTTCCTTGATCCAGATCAGACTCATCACAAAGACTGTGCATAAGATCAACGCACCTGCGAGGTAGGGAAAGTTCGGATTTATGTCGAAGATAATGCCCGCAACAATAGGTCCAGCCACACGCCCGAGGCTGACGAAAGAGTTGCTCAGCCCCATCGAAGCGCCTTGTCCAACCGTTGTGCGTTTGGATGTGAGCGAGTGAATCGATGGACGCAGGAAGGTGATCGAGCAGGTGAAGATGCCTGTGGTCAGCAAAACCGTTGGGTAGGTGTTCGCCAGCAGCAGGAGGATGAAGCCCACCGCACCGACGATCAACGATGTCTTGATGACGGTCGGTTCGCCCCAGTGCTCGGTGACGTAACCGGTCAGCAATCCGCGCCCGATCAAGGCGATGGCACCGACCAACGTGAGGATGCCGCCGACCTGTTCGGGACCGTAGTCCAGTTTTTTGAGCATGTACAAGCCGAAGACCGATTCAAAGTTGCTGGTGCCAAAGGTTGCGAGAAACGCCACGAGGAGAAGCAAACCGATGGGACCCGTCAATGCGCGCCAGAGTTCGCCAAAGCGAATGAGTTGAATCTTTTGTCCCTTTGAGGCGCGGGCTTCGACAGGCAATGATTCGGGGAGGAGCAGGGCAACCAGCAAAAGGGAGAATAAGGCCAATAACGCTGAGACAAAGAATGGCGTCGAGAGGGAACCACCTGCCAGTAATCCGCCGATGCCCGGACCGATCACGGCTCCCGCTCCGCCAACCGCGCCGAGGATGCCCATCCCTCCGCCGCGCGATTTTTCAGAGGTGCTGTCGCCGATGTATGCCATCGTAGTCGAGATGGTGGCGGAGGAAAGTATGCCCGAGAATGCGCGGAATACGATCAACATCCAGATCTGATCGGCGATGCCGAAGAGGAACATCGCCAGCGCAAAGCCGAACATGCCAATCATTAGAATGGGTTTGCGACCGATGCGGTCTGAGATGCTGCCCCAGATGGGACCGAAGAGGAATTCGGTCAGCGCGGCGGTGGCGACAAGGAGGCCCAATGTGCTGCCGCTAGCGCCGAGCTTGTCGATGAGGAATGGGAAGACGGGAATGACCATGCCGAATCCCAGCATGACCACGAGCAGGGCAAAGACCAGGATGAAAAGATTTCGGCGGTTGGTCGTTTTCATGGTCGATCCTTTTCCACTCTTCCTGGGTCACATACCAGTGACGGCACGCTGAACGAAGGTCAGGACCGCCATGACAAGGAAGAGAACAATTGCCGCGATGCTCCAATTTCGCCCGGCATTTGTTGCCACACCCAGCAGACCTCCTGCACCCGCAAAGAATAGAACAACATAGCTGATCACCATCCACCGCACCTGACGGAAGTCAGTTTTCAGGATGTAATCGAGCAGAGCTTCCACCAATAGCCATGCCAGCATGCAGGCGATCTGGATGTAGTACAGGGCCGGCCGTTCCAACTGCGGGGCTTGTATGAGCAGGTAGATCAATGGGATGGCAAGCAGGAATTCGAAGTAGCCGATCCAGTGACCGTATTGCGGCTTGCCCAGAAGCCTGAATACGAAGACCAGGATCGCCGAGATAAAAAATGCAATTGCTGTGACAGCTCCAATGAGATTTGTTCTTTCCAACATGGTGGACCTTCTTTCCAATGGAACCTTGCTCCACTTCTTTAAACATTTGCCAGCACCGCAACGAACAGGAAAAAATCTGATGCGGCATGGATGATGGTCGCGCCCCAGATGTTGTCCGATTTCATCATCAGGTAGCCGCATCCCAATCCCAGCGCAAGGGTATTCACAAAAAAGAAAGTCAGCGCGAAGGGATCGAAATAAAAGACGAAGCTGTGCATCGAGGCGAAGATGAGGGATGTGACCCAGACCGCGCCATTGACGCCAATCAGCGGCGCAAAGCGTTTGAGGAAAATGCCGCGCAG
This portion of the Anaerolineales bacterium genome encodes:
- a CDS encoding MFS transporter — translated: MKTTNRRNLFILVFALLVVMLGFGMVIPVFPFLIDKLGASGSTLGLLVATAALTEFLFGPIWGSISDRIGRKPILMIGMFGFALAMFLFGIADQIWMLIVFRAFSGILSSATISTTMAYIGDSTSEKSRGGGMGILGAVGGAGAVIGPGIGGLLAGGSLSTPFFVSALLALFSLLLVALLLPESLPVEARASKGQKIQLIRFGELWRALTGPIGLLLLVAFLATFGTSNFESVFGLYMLKKLDYGPEQVGGILTLVGAIALIGRGLLTGYVTEHWGEPTVIKTSLIVGAVGFILLLLANTYPTVLLTTGIFTCSITFLRPSIHSLTSKRTTVGQGASMGLSNSFVSLGRVAGPIVAGIIFDINPNFPYLAGALILCTVFVMSLIWIKEEQSSPAEFGTAKEKS
- a CDS encoding SDR family oxidoreductase — encoded protein: MKSDAFRDQAVIITGASSGIGKWLALLLASQGAKVAIAARRAERLEEVAAECRSRGGEVLTVPMDVSNEAQCKDLVEKTVATFGRLDMLINNAGLAVVALLREYPDLHLFRHVMDVNFYGAVHCTYYALPHIMQSKGRIVAVSSLGGKGGLPFNTSYTASKYALHGFYDSLRMEMHPHGVSVSVICPYWVVTEFHEAYLDKNGQPRGKQGRALYTKKMMTAERCAAITLEAAYKRKRELLMGPGGLLVWLKLIAPNFLDRMAIKMILEPIARRTRAEKIEA